CAACAAAAATGACAATATGAAAAGATTTTGGAGTTTTGTTAAGTCATCACGCTCTCAACCTGAAAATATCTCTTTTAATATTGATAACCTACCATGTACTGCTCCAGACTTAATCGCTCAGAGATTCAATGATCTTTTTGCTAGTTTCTTCACACATACGGATGATACTGTGGAAATTACATCTCCAGAACTCATAGTTGAACCCTTTTCCAACACCAGGTTTAATTCTGAAATGGTTCTAAACAGAATTAAAAAGTTGGCTGCTGATAAAGCCGTCGGGCCTGATAACATCTCGGGCCGTATGTTAAAGATGTGTGCTCATAGCATAGCCCCAGTTCTTGCGCGTATCTTTAGTATGTCTGCTTCATTAGGCAAATTGCCCATGGGTTGGAAAATAGCCCATGTAGTCCCTGTGTACAAGAAAGGTGACCGTTCTACTTTATCTAACTATAGACCTATTGCCTTAACGTCCGTGGTTGGTAAAATGCTTGAGGCTCTCGTTTGCGATGAGCTGAGAAGTCACCTGCTCACAAATGGTCTCATGTTCGAAAATCAGCATGGGTTCTCTCCAGGCAAATCATGCACCACGGCCCTTTGTGAAGCCACCACAGAATGGCTTGGTGCCCTTGATCGTCGGACTAATCCAACTGCGCGTATCGATCTTATATCCGTGGATTACAGCCGCGCATTTGATTCTATTTCACACCATGTGCTCATTAAAAAGCTTCATAAGACTTACGGCATTcaagcggacctttattgcaatggaTAACATCTTTCCTTACTGGCCGTCGACAACGTGTCATGTTTCATGGTGCTAGTTCTGAGTGGACCAATGTATTATCTGGGGTCCCTCAGGGATCTgttttgggcccacttttgtttaaTATATATGTTAacgatcttcatcttcatcttcagtctCCCATGTACGCTTATGCTGATGACACGCTCATTTTAGGATCATTAAAGATGACACGGATATTACTATATTGCAATCTGATCTGGATAAATTAAACCGGTGGTCAAACAATAACGCTCTTCAATTAAATCCATCTAAATGCCAAGTCATGTGCATTAGCAGGTGCAAAAACAAACCTGTTCCTGTCTACCACGTCAATAATACTAGTCTTGCTACTACTGATAACCTTCGTCTCCTGGGTGTAACAGTCTCCAGTGATCTTTCGTGGAATTGTCATGTCAACAACATTGTgaaaaagtgcaataaattacTTGGTTTTACCAGAATTGTCGCGGGAAGTAAGAACTCCTATGTTCTACTCAAACTTTACCAGTCGCTCATTTTGCCAATATTAGATTACTGCTCGCCTGTTTGGAATGTTTACAAGAAatgtaatattgataaattggaaCAAATACAGCATCGTGCTACTAGGTCAATTCTTTGTCAACGTGGGGGATCAATCATATGAGGACAGACTCAGAACTCTAAATCTCACAACTTTGAAAACTAGAAGGACTTATTTGTCTGCTTCATTCGCTTGTTCATGTCTTACTAATGCCAAtccctttcttttttccaggtggtgtgttaatacgagacatgaagctttagtttttaaacaatcaatcactccTAAAACAGATGCTTACAAAAACTGTCTTTTAGTTAATTTCCCAGTGTTATGGTCTTCAATTCCATCCGATGTCAGAGACTCATATCTCACCTGTAACAAGTctacttttaaatctcaactcaaatctcactatatggagcatgatgattaatttgtattgatgcctttttgtattttttttccaatatgatttgtatgtgtgtggtctgctgagttgggagcgctgcgccttgtggtgacagtgctttttgtgctttcagtgttccccgcagctcagtagacccaatttgttgttttgtctcaattttgttgttaattgccagatgaataaaataaaaaaataaaatatcaaaatatttgaaaggtttttgtttttattttggtcgaaacgttttaataacattaaatagcAAGTTATATTTGAAGGAATAAACactcaacatttttaaaatgttgtcaaaatgttattgttcaaTATActcatatttgcaaacattttgcaaaaaacaattttgtcaacacttaaataacattattgatAGAATGCTTTgcagaaaattttcaaaaatggtttggattagtaagtttttagtaagcttagaactgtcaagctttcttcaggagtagctctgacttcttcaggacaaagtacctaagaatgagacacgtaggccaccccttgcctactgatggctttgaaaagagcagttcactgaaaactgccccttgtcaacagagaacaagaagACTTTGCCTATCTACTAATGTAAAATGTTTGGTGGCTCtcaaagagccattcactgaagactgccccttgtcaaccatgtcaacagagaacaagcagaccatgcctatctgctaatgtaaaaggttttgTGGCTCTGGAAACAAAAGTGTTGTGGATGTTATTAAAAATgctttatactctttatataccttttacataataaaatCTGACATTTACCAatattctggcaaccttttcaaaccttttgaaaatgttttcggAAACATTTCATGCTTGCTGGGTAATTCGTAGTTAATGAAAATACCCAATATACACCTGCTTCAAAATTGTGTCTAGTCAGTGTGTATTACTACATATAATCCTTAGAGTATGTATATAGAGCATATGCGTTGTCTTGTTTAAGCTTAAAAACCCTTCCATTTCAGCTATACTTTGTTGAAATAAATTGTATAGGCATTTAATATATGACACATGTACTCAAATTGAATGGGAGGAAGTGAATGTAACTGCATGTCAACATATGGCAAATGTCCTTCCAATATAAAAAGAACGAGTTGAGTCACTGACGACAATAACAAGAATTAACATTTATAAAGTTACATTTTGCGAGTGTTTTGATTTGGCAATTTTTGCTATGGTAGAAGGTTCACAAAAATGTTATGGAATTATGCAGTGGAGAATATTTATAACAGTAGATGCAATTCCTTATTAAaataaaacattacaaaattaCATCTAGTTTTTTGAATAAACATGTTGTTTCTTGCTTATAATGATAATTAGTGCCTTGAACAGTTAAAGTATGTTCAGCAAATGTTGATGTCCTTGCCAACAGGAaaagaaatgattaaaaaatggaaGTAATAAATTTGACAACTTACTGCAGTATAACATCtgcatatcattaaaatctgTTCTGAAATCATTGTTCACAGATTGCAAACTGCAGCATGAAGGGGTTTAAAAGTATTTTTAAGgaaaatatttagagaataaaggtattgtttttagccgctggagtgcatctacatgtattgtctcatataacatgtgcgacatcattattttaagtaaaacaacgaggcgaagccgagttgttttacgccgaaAATAAtaatgtcgcgtgttatatgagaaggTAGATTAACgcaaaacaatacctttattctcattcttaaacacttcaattcaaataaatatattaatcatacgacgtaagtataccaaattttaatcaaattaaatcctacattttaaaaggaattatctagggcttagaatcgatgagtcccgttgttgctatgcacctccgattggttcaaatagcgcgtacgagtatcgcgtcgacgcacatgcgctaaagtgtgtgatatcgtgtcatatcaccaGTAagaaaccaataagattgcaagaacattctcaagtgtttaagaataatatTTAGTTTTAGTCCATAAAAATATGCTTAAATTAGCATTAAACATATGTTTTCCTTGTAATAGTTAATGTCTCCACCATGTTCTAGAATCTGTGTCTCCACAAAGAATTAGGTATTCATGGGGATGGTACACCATTTATACACACTCCTACAAGACAATATACatgtgtattaaaaaaaaaaaaacacagtgaTTTCTGAGACATAAACTCACAAGCCTCAGCACGCTTTACAGGAGTTTGCAGACCAatgtggcccaagacacaccatatAAACCATTAAGCAACAATCAGAGATTTTTgcaattaaccctaacccaactataggactcactaaagctcactattaaaaacgctctgcgtgcatggattccacgggacttgatgacgcaatcagaccaagccatatatacccagggaatcgctggccgggccaacgccacctgtgtagctacatgctggggatcttctgcgtggcatgcgaggggtcccaggttcgaatcccaggggtgccaagtgactttcttcttcatcttctctcctttttcgttccttctttcccttccgatagcacaaaaaccaagggtagggttagggttaagctatatgcatgttttccctatatgccttcttaaccctaacccaactaggactcactattaaaaacgctctgcgtgcatgcattccacgggacttgatgacgcaatcagaccaagtcatatatacccagggaatcgttggccgggccatgtcacctgtgtagctacatgctggggatcttctgcgtggcatgcgaggggtcccaggttcaaatcccaggggtgccaagtgactttcttcttcatcgtctctcctttttcgttccttctttcccttccgatagcacaaaaaccaagggtagggttagggttaagaggtACACACACTATTCAtgccacaataaaccatcacagctaGATTCAGCTCCCATACAGGTTTTTCGTACAGGTAAccaagacaaacaaacaattagttCCTTGACCAGCGGAATTTCAAGCTAGCTAAATTatttcgccagcgaagtgttacgtgtaatccgattatcagcaactggatcacgcttttgagttctacaccaGTACACCATGAtcaaatgatcgcaacacaaagtctatggcatgtactatcaattccaaaaggtgcgtgatccattTACTAGGGAGTTacataaccacttcgctggcgaattcacAAGAACAAATGGACTGGGCCAGACTCAAACTTGCATCATCAAACACAAATGCACCAGATTCTAACGCCTTACTGATAGAGCTACCTTGACTGCCTACATGCATAAGGATTTATAATGCACCTGTTCCTGAAGATCTAGAAAAAGTACTGTCAATTAGCTGTCAAAGTGATGTTATAATCagattaaataccatagcaataggttcaaacaatttttgattatatcgcgctgcactagtacattcacacggtacctctgcattgaaccatagatgtcaaagagcagggataaagacctggatcgtaattctttagaatattcatatcatgctgatcacttgcacctgtaagattagtaccaTTGAAAAGAGATGTATTGTTTTcagtctatgattgcagacatgcacaggtgatgagtgcagcttgcttgtagtgcagcacgatataatcaaaaattgtttgaacctaatccgattattacatcacttcaacagcgaatagacaggaaataaacaaaaacaaaaagattcAGTAGTTTTTGCATCCTGCAAGAATGGGAACATTACTAGAAATGTAAGATATTACAATCAGATGaagtattataaaaataaatgacATACCTACACTTCTTAAAGTAATCACTTTTACATTCAAATTTACACATACATAATATTCAGCCTTTTGAATGATGTTTCTGATAATTTTAATAATACTACAACCATCTGAAAGGGACAATACAGCATTTTGTTTCATAGTTAGGAGTACAGCACAATGCTACACACAACAAAGTGGAAAATTCAAGAAGCTGTTTCCTTGGAAAATGTTGTCATATGGAGAGCAATTTTGCTTTCTTACTTATAAGGAAGTGGGAAAACATTTATCTTcctgataaatatttttttcagtctCATATTACATTTTctacatatatttttcttttcatctTATTCTATTTACTGCAGGATTTGAGGATATGTCAGAGAAGCAGTCTCAGTCTTGTGCTGTTACTCCAGATTCTCATGTTACTGCAAGTGGGTACAGCAAGACCCAAGAAGCCGGAACCACAGCAAGAACAGGCAGACAGTGTCAATGCAGTCATCACAGATACAACAGGTACTTTGCTGTTGGCACTCATAGACAGAATTGAGGTATGTATAACACAAAATATCTTTTCAAGAAAAGAGCAAAAAAAGACCAAAATCAGATAAATAAGGTATGTGCCAGGAGCTATGGGGCTTGGGAGCTGGAGCCCCTGAGTTTTTTTTATGCCAAAAACATGAAAGGCATATTTCAGCTATGCACCTCAGGTGATTCACACCATGGCTAGGATACAATAATTGGCTTacatgcaaaaagtggacttttcagATGAGGTTTTTATCATCACTATCACTCGAAAAAGTGGATTCTATTTCTATTGGGTTTTTCCTTTTAAACATGTACCTTTAGGGGCACACTTTAGCACAGATCCACAAATAAATGAATCGCTTGGTGGATTCACAGATCGGTGGTGGATTTGCAggggcagcaccaggaatttttttttttgggggggacatggggggggcaaagaatttcaggggaaaaatcaacaaattttaagcaaaattgctgcaaagagtggaaattttcgtaatttggggGGGGTTGCCTCAAAAGTGGAGGGGGcaaactaggggggggggggcaagaaaaatatttggggggggggaaattGCCCCCTTCCCCCCAGTAGCGCCGCCACTGTGGATTTGAGAGTTATGTGATGTCATGCCTTGCACAGGGTCTTGCACAGTATTTGATTGTAAATAAAAGACATTGTAAAACTATATCTGTTGATGCAACAATATATTTCTGCATACGGTTTTACCAACAGAAACATTTCTCAAGCTAGTAAATAGGTGCAAAAATCTACTTTTGGTATTAAGAAATAGACCACAGGTATAATTCATAAAGAAAtagtaaaataaatcaaaatcctGATTTGCGGTGATAGTCTCATCTTTGTCATGTTCTATCCCTCATATTTTTGTCAAGCTAGTAATTTGAGTAACTCGCTATCAGCATTAATAGATGTGCGGCTTACACTAAAATGCTTAAGGAAACAGCAGACGACAAATAATTTGTCAATCACCAGTTTGTCTACCTAAGGCTAACAAACCAGAAACCACCTAGAGCAAAAAAataatgctttcccataatgcattggtgAAATTGTGCTAAATAACATGGAAATTTGCTTACGAGGATGACAAGTTTTTCctttcttcccatcatgcacttttCCAGGGGGTATGACATAGGTCATTAACTGCATAGATTTTTTGCAACAGATGCAATTATATTGTCTTTGCAATTATGTtttcttaatatgggcataccaATCCCATATGTGGATTTATCGTCCATAAGTAAGTCCActccatcgatgttactaatatgttattgttaaaaTACAAATCTATAAAAAGCAAATAACAGAAAACATTTTTTCCTGATGACCCTATGTCAATAACACCTAAAAAGTTGTTTTTTGCTTCTGAATGGTATTAGTGATCTGCAGAATTATTTGTGACTCTTTTTTTCTTATGAAGACACCAGCTAAAATGTCTGTATTCTATCAATGTAATGACACGCCTGAGGAGATAATGTGTTTTACGACACTCAAAAGGCAAAATGTGGTAGAAGTACCCagagtgcatgatgggaagtaggAAAAAAGATTGATTGTTCAGGGAACATCAAAAATATCTTGCAACCTTTTATCTCAAACTCCAGTCAAAGCAATTGtatgcattttccaacatttaaatgtttaatatgTCGTCGTTGAGCAGGTAAACCCGCCTATGTGTCAtcagcccctgaacatgtttaaagcaaaacctcctatgtaaccgtttggcagttttgttttaaacatgttcagggccacaaacacataggaggtttgTCCTGCTCAATGACGATGTGGTGGTTTATAGAGACACCAGAATACTGCATGATGGGAAGATGTGGCTGCCTGCTTTAGAAGCCACCAATTCTAATTCCTACCTTTGTTTTGCTCACAGCAAATGGAGACTGAAATACAGATATTAAAAAAGGGCCAACAAGAGATGAGAAAAAAGGGATTCAATGGTCCGACACATCTTGATGGTATACCTGTACTTAATGTTGGTAAGTAGTTGTAGTTTGTTAAGCATATTGGCGATGGTGTAGATTTTGACATTGAGGCAATGGTGTAGATTTTGACATTGACTTTGGCATTAGGGGATGGAGCTTGGTGTAAAAACCGTGATGTAGAGTAAATGGAGCATTTATACTTCCCAGAATAACATTTCAGAAACAAAATGCAAAgtgtgcaaaaatgtgcaattttggagCAAGAATGGTCAAATTAAATATGAAGTTAAATTGGATACACATGAAAAAGGAATTTGGAATTTTGAAAgctaaaatgttcaaatatgacATTAATTTGGTCAAAACAAATACATTTACAAAACCTTGGGGGATTCCATGGTCCATCACCCTTTATTGAATATTGGGGAATTTATCCCCATATTTGGGGAATTTATCCCCATCCCCGAGATCTACACCTATAATTAttggctgtttttctcaaatgGAGACTAACTCTAGTCCTGCACTGAAATATGCATGAGTCCAAGTATTTATGACTGGTTTCTGTAAAGTCCGCTTacttaattaaattttttttactcaCATGCCCCTTCTATAATGAGCATTGCACCCTAGCTTTAAATGGACTACATTGATGTTAATGTGAGAATATTTAATGATCCCATcaaccagggatgtgagagtcaCCAATTTTATAGCTAGCCTCTGTTAATTAATAATGTCTATTGTTTTATTgcaatatatttcattttaacGTAATAACCATTAAATTGCTTtgctaaatcaatcaatcaaccaatcaactgatTTAATAAATCCATCAACCCATACATCAATCAACCAGTTGATTTATCTGTTAAGCAatccatcagaccatcaatcaatcaatcaatcaatcaatcaatcaatcaatcttgaaAACAAACATTCAATTATCCATCCATCAGTcagttaatcaatcaatcaatcaatcaatcaatcaatcaatcaatcaatccaatcaatcaatccaatcaatcaatttctTACCATGTTAAATTGTTAACCCTACATTTTGTCTCTATTTTATCAGAGGGTCCACTGCCATTAGACTGCCATGAAATCAAAAGAAGAAATCCTCAAGCAACTAATGGCCTCTACAACATCAAACCTAGAGGAGGATTTGACATAACCACTGCCTACTGTGACATGGTCACCACAGGAGGAGGATGGACGGTGATACAGAGGCGTATGGATGGCTCAGAGGATTTCAACAGAGATTGGCGTGACTACAGCAGAGGGTTTGGCAATCCAACTTATGAACATTGGCTTGGCAATGAATGGCTGAATTTGCTCACACAACAATACAGATACAAATTACGTGTGGAGCTGGTCGATTGGGACGGCATTAAACGATATGCTGAGTATAGCGGTTTCGAAATTGGGAGTAGACGGCAAGATTTCCGGATGCGATTTGATGATTATATCGCTGGCAATGCTTCAGATGCCCTTGCATATCACAAAGGAAGCTCTTTCACAACATCAGATAAAGACAATGATGATACCACCAGTGTGAACTGTGCTACGGTACATAATGGAGGATGGTGGTTTAAATCTTGTGATAGAGTCAACTTAAATGGTTTGTATTACACTCGTGGTACCTATAATGGTCAGTGGGACGATGGCATCGAATGGAAACTTGAAGATGGCCCACCATTTCACTCATTAAGATCAACAGAAATGAAAATCAAGCCCATGTGACTGTATAATGTAATTGGAGAGACTTATTAATCAGTATTATTACAGTGCTACCTGTATAATTTGTTTGTAATATATATCTTTGTACCCAAAGCATTGTTGATATTATTGGCCATTTACAAATTGAATGGAAATATTTCCCTAGATATTTCTCTATTTGGGATCAACACAAATGGGAATATTTCCCCCTGATATTTCCTGGTTTTGGGATCAACTTTAAAATAAGTGATATACCACATCAAATCCTAACCTGACTCTTAACCCTGAATCTCTTGATCCTGATCCAAATCAATCTGGTAAACCTAATCTTAATCCA
Above is a genomic segment from Amphiura filiformis chromosome 17, Afil_fr2py, whole genome shotgun sequence containing:
- the LOC140137801 gene encoding angiopoietin-4-like yields the protein MDLRICQRSSLSLVLLLQILMLLQVGTARPKKPEPQQEQADSVNAVITDTTGTLLLALIDRIEQMETEIQILKKGQQEMRKKGFNGPTHLDGIPVLNVEGPLPLDCHEIKRRNPQATNGLYNIKPRGGFDITTAYCDMVTTGGGWTVIQRRMDGSEDFNRDWRDYSRGFGNPTYEHWLGNEWLNLLTQQYRYKLRVELVDWDGIKRYAEYSGFEIGSRRQDFRMRFDDYIAGNASDALAYHKGSSFTTSDKDNDDTTSVNCATVHNGGWWFKSCDRVNLNGLYYTRGTYNGQWDDGIEWKLEDGPPFHSLRSTEMKIKPM